The Scyliorhinus canicula chromosome 13, sScyCan1.1, whole genome shotgun sequence genome contains a region encoding:
- the LOC119976445 gene encoding nuclear factor 7, brain-like codes for MLSLKLKRNYEVLSVNMALKQQVQNLAEEAICPICLDFFTDPVSLDCGHSFCRSCITQCWEKREINSCPECRQEFPERNLRRSWVSVNLAEKARKLKLDLKRHCEEHQEELKLFCETDKKLICLICRDSWEHREHRFIPIKEAVEIYKSRVKSSLDSLTQKKSTVLEMEQQQKQKISQIRKQSVSLQSHITSEFTKMHQILTEKEQRFIRDLREEEEKILKPMEENLCKIQENLNSIQEKLSKLEKQLEQKDGVRFLKVRDYISV; via the exons ATGTTATCATTGAAACTGAAACGGAACTATGAAGTGTTGAGTGTGAACATGGCTCTCAAACAGCAGGTCCAGAATTTGGCCGAGGAGGCAATTTGTCCCATTTGTCTCGATTTCTTCACTGATCCGGTTTCACTGGATTGTGGAcacagcttctgccgctcctgcaTCACCCAGTGTTGGGAAAAGAGGGAAATAAACTCCTGCCCGGAATGTCGACAGGAGTTTCCAGAAAGAAACCTCAGGAGAAGCTGGGTCTCAGTGAATCTGGCTGAGAAAGCTCGAAAATTAAAGCTGGATCTGAAACGTCACTGTGAGGAACATCAGGAAGAACTGAAGCTGTTTTGTGAAACGGACAAGAAATTGATCTGTCTGATTTGTAGAGATTCGTGGGAACACAGAGAACACCGCTTCATCCCGATTAAAGAAGCTGTTGAAATCTACAAG AGTCGGGTGAAATCTTCCTTAGATTCTCTCACACAGAAGAAATCAACGGTTCTagaaatggagcagcagcagaaacaGAAGATTTCCCAAATTAGG AAACAGTCGGTCAGTCTGCAGAGCCACATCACATCCGAGTTCACTAAAATGCACCAGATTCTCACTGAGAAAGAGCAGCGTTTCATCCGAGATCTCAGGGAAGAAGAGGAAAAAATTCTAAAACCAATGGAGGAAAATCTTTGTAAAATTCaggagaatttaaattctattCAGGAGAAGCTCTCAAAGTTGgaaaaacagttggaacaaaaagaCGGAGTGAGATTTCTGAAGGTGAGGGATTATATTTCAGTTTAG